One window of the Lachancea thermotolerans CBS 6340 chromosome A complete sequence genome contains the following:
- the FPK1 gene encoding serine/threonine protein kinase FPK1 (similar to uniprot|P53739 Saccharomyces cerevisiae YNR047W Putative protein kinase that when overexpressed interferes with pheromone-induced growth arrest localizes to the cytoplasm potential Cdc28p substrate) — translation MDNLQVLSQPPATVSEGEQRSRSVSLSKLIPRSFRKASGTPTNESSAGSVNSLENGKPTPSATNRGAEDMELRETPESPSRAHFRTASNTENSSSATPQPEGSEETKPHQQIQTGGKLSARLKKIFLPASKLPEPPQPAAEISTAGSAPLQSPDRKSLENPDLPEPPTSSHTHEPLHTASIQGVAGPNRRTRSPSTPIMPSHVPTPDATGKSDNRHNGINQGSSNANNSGVDRRSTRADTVRSSNPYFAFQGLPPHALSSQDFEGGNISASTRNNDSSVLMTPPPTSSTATTSYFYSEFSATSNKSLNDINENEEMEDFKAANSKGNSNSPSGKFFSPGPAYKSSPSPQHLPSDLTPNPIVIVEPDFEENSLSPLPPPALKDITQDDPSSPVKPGLRRVASEPNAIKVANGQGSGTVKKALGGNQPKVSSANASPGDAYLNEEPRRSRRLRNKSFSNKFKEVIVGPQSFEKIKLLGQGDVGKVYLVKEKKTNRLYALKIFSKEEMIKRKKIKRILAEQEILATSNHPFIVTLYHSFQSEDYLYLCMEYCMGGEFFRALQTRKTKCIEEDDARFYSSEVVAAIEYLHLMGFIYRDLKPENILLHKSGHIMLSDFDLSVQAKDTKNPVVKGSAQASLLDTKICSDGFRTNSFVGTEEYIAPEVIRGNGHTAAVDWWTLGILIYEMLFGFTPFKADTTNKTFSNVLKNEVTFPNNNEVSRNCKDLIKKLLIKSETKRLGSKFGASDIKKHPFFKRVQWSLLRNQEPPLIPVLTENGYDFTRLSNNVNKGNIKQDAVDNDKEKADPIAEQEKIMFEEKVERDDIVADDDPFHDFNSMSLMKQDNNSLIYGDNNSYGKISYTPNQNRSRSNSHRFFKR, via the coding sequence ATGGACAATTTGCAGGTGCTTTCCCAGCCACCAGCGACGGTCAGCGAAGGCGAACAGCGCTCGCGGAGTGTTTCGCTCTCCAAACTGATACCCCGGTCGTTCAGGAAGGCGAGCGGAACTCCTACAAACGAATCCAGCGCTGGCTCGGTGAATTCGCTTGAGAATGGCAAGCCAACCCCCAGCGCAACTAACCGCGGCGCGGAAGATATGGAACTGAGGGAAACACCTGAGTCACCATCGCGTGCTCACTTCCGGACCGCCTCGAACACGGAAAACTCTAGCTCAGCAACCCCACAGCCAGAGGGTTCTGAGGAGACAAAGCCACATCAGCAAATTCAAACAGGCGGGAAGCTCTCCGCTCGTCTGAAGAAAATCTTTTTACCCGCCAGCAAGTTGCCGGAGCCACCGCAACCGGCGGCTGAGATTTCTACGGCAGGCTCGGCTCCTCTGCAAAGCCCCGACAGGAAGAGCCTCGAAAATCCCGACCTACCTGAACCCCCGACATCATCCCACACCCATGAGCCTTTGCACACCGCATCCATCCAGGGTGTCGCTGGCCCTAATAGAAGAACGAGGTCTCCCTCCACTCCCATCATGCCTAGTCACGTGCCCACGCCGGATGCTACCGGTAAAAGCGACAATCGCCACAATGGAATCAATCAGGGCTCATCAAATGCTAACAACTCAGGTGTAGATCGCCGTAGTACTAGGGCCGATACAGTCCGCAGCAGTAACCCATATTTCGCATTTCAGGGACTGCCGCCACATGCGCTATCTTCTCAAGATTTCGAGGGTGGCAATATTTCGGCTAGCACCCGCAATAACGACTCTTCGGTACTTATGACACCGCCTCCTACCAGCTCGACTGCAACTACATCATACTTCTACAGCGAATTTTCTGCAACAAGCAACAAGTCGCTCAACGATATcaatgaaaatgaagaaatggaaGATTTCAAGGCTGCTAATTCAAAGGGAAATTCAAATAGCCCCAGTGGAAAGTTCTTTAGCCCAGGGCCTGCCTACAAGAGCTCGCCAAGTCCACAACACCTACCCTCAGATCTTACACCCAATCCTATTGTTATAGTGGAACccgattttgaagaaaatagCCTTTCTCCGTTACCGCCTCCAGCGCTCAAAGATATTACCCAGGACGATCCTTCCTCACCGGTCAAGCCGGGCCTACGAAGGGTGGCCTCAGAGCCTAACGCAATCAAAGTCGCCAATGGTCAAGGCTCTGGCACTGTCAAGAAAGCCCTTGGTGGTAATCAGCCAAAGGTTTCCTCTGCTAATGCTTCTCCTGGTGATGCTTATTTGAATGAGGAGCCGCGGCGATCGCGCCGTCTAAGAAACAAATCATTTAGtaacaagttcaaagaagtGATTGTTGGTCCTCAATCGTTCGAAAAAAtaaaacttcttggccaGGGAGATGTCGGAAAAGTATATCTGGTtaaagagaaaaagacgaaTCGGCTTTATGCCCTTAAGATCTTCAGCAAGGAAGAAATGAtaaagaggaagaaaattAAACGAATTTTAGCCGAGCAGGAAATTCTTGCAACTAGTAACCACCCATTCATTGTCACACTTTACCATTCATTTCAATCTGAAGACTACTTATACTTGTGCATGGAATATTGTATGGGTGGTGAATTCTTCAGGGCGCTCCaaacaaggaaaacaaaatgcATTGAAGAGGATGACGCGCGGTTTTATTCTAGTGAAGTCGTTGCCGCGATCGAATACTTGCATCTGATGGGATTCATCTATAGAGACTTGAAACCAGAGAATATTCTACTGCATAAGTCTGGGCACATCATGCTGTCCGATTTCGATCTTTCAGTTCAAGCCAAAGACACTAAGAACCCAGTGGTTAAAGGCTCGGCTCAGGCTTCGCTTCTTGACACCAAAATTTGTTCAGATGGTTTCAGGACCAATTCATTTGTCGGAACTGAGGAATACATCGCCCCTGAAGTTATACGAGGCAACGGCCACACAGCCGCAGTGGACTGGTGGACGCTCGGAATTTTGATTTACGAGATGCTATTCGGTTTCACTCCTTTCAAAGCGGACACAACAAACAAGACTTTCTCAAATGTATTGAAGAACGAAGTCACCTTTCCAAACAACAATGAAGTATCGAGAAATTGTAAAGACTtgatcaagaaactgttgaTCAAAAGCGAAACCAAACGACTAGGTTCCAAGTTTGGCGCTAGTGATATAAAGAAGCATCCTTTCTTTAAAAGAGTGCAATGGTCGCTTTTAAGAAATCAGGAACCCCCACTTATTCCTGTTTTGACTGAAAATGGATACGATTTTACTAGACTCTCCAATAACGTCAACAAGGGAAATATCAAGCAAGATGCAGTTGATAATGACAAGGAAAAAGCTGATCCAATTGCAGAGCAAGAAAAAATAATGTTCGAAGAAAAGGTTGAGCGCGACGATATTGTCGCTGACGATGATCCATTTCATGATTTCAATTCCATGAGCCTAATGAAGCAGGACAACAATTCTCTGATATATGGCGACAATAACTCATATGGAAAGATTTCCTACACACCGAATCAAAACAGGTCAAGAAGCAATAGTCATCGATTTTTTAAAAGGTAA